A DNA window from Xanthomonas campestris pv. campestris str. ATCC 33913 contains the following coding sequences:
- a CDS encoding LysR family transcriptional regulator, with protein MLTLRQLEFAVAVADEGGFTAAARRCNTVQSALSHQVAKIEELLGARLFERGTRQVRPTAAGEVFLHNARQTLRAAERLHEEMAQALGTVRGRLTLGQISSLTTVQVPALLHRFRSAHAHVDVHLRTAMSDALLHDLREGRLDLALVGVGPQVVVPEQRLLLHEEALALIVAPGHRFASRKRVALAELDDEPMAGLIPGAGVRGIIDAAFDQAGLHQRLQYEVTHADLVRELVAAGLGVGIVPQTMAGAMRGVVALALKEHFRFLTYAVWRPDPTPATRAFITLLRAQVEQQRPARRPVR; from the coding sequence ATGTTGACCCTGCGCCAGCTGGAGTTCGCCGTGGCGGTGGCCGACGAAGGCGGCTTCACTGCGGCCGCGCGCCGCTGCAACACCGTGCAATCTGCACTCAGCCACCAGGTCGCCAAGATCGAGGAGCTGCTGGGCGCGCGCCTGTTCGAACGCGGCACCCGCCAGGTACGCCCCACCGCCGCCGGCGAGGTGTTCCTGCACAACGCGCGGCAGACGCTGCGCGCGGCCGAGCGCCTGCATGAAGAAATGGCCCAGGCGCTGGGCACCGTGCGCGGCCGGCTCACGCTGGGGCAGATCTCCTCGCTCACCACGGTGCAGGTGCCGGCGCTGCTGCACCGCTTCCGCAGCGCGCATGCGCACGTGGATGTGCACCTGCGCACGGCCATGAGCGATGCCCTGCTGCACGACCTGCGCGAAGGCCGGCTGGATCTGGCCCTGGTCGGCGTCGGCCCGCAGGTGGTGGTGCCGGAGCAGCGCCTGCTGCTGCACGAAGAAGCACTGGCGCTGATCGTCGCGCCCGGCCACCGCTTCGCCAGCCGCAAGCGCGTGGCATTGGCCGAGCTGGACGACGAGCCGATGGCCGGGCTGATTCCCGGCGCCGGCGTGCGCGGCATCATCGACGCGGCCTTCGACCAGGCCGGCCTGCACCAGCGCCTGCAATACGAAGTCACCCATGCCGATCTGGTACGCGAGCTGGTCGCCGCCGGGCTGGGCGTGGGCATCGTGCCGCAGACCATGGCCGGCGCCATGCGTGGCGTGGTGGCGCTGGCGCTGAAGGAGCACTTCCGCTTCCTCACCTATGCGGTCTGGCGGCCGGACCCGACCCCGGCCACGCGCGCCTTCATCACCCTGCTGCGCGCGCAGGTGGAGCAGCAGCGCCCGGCGCGACGCCCGGTGCGCTGA
- a CDS encoding CDP-alcohol phosphatidyltransferase family protein: MASIYALKGRFQDLLRPMVGALYRGGITANQVTLIAAAISVLVAAVVYRAGTSWPLLYLLLPVWMLLRMALNAIDGMLAREFGQQSRLGAYLNELCDVFADATLYLSLLGVPGVNASALWSFALLAALTEYAGVLGLMVGAGRRYDGPMGKSDRAFVIGALGLALAFGLLGGHGVTGVALLLCLACAATVWRRVRAGLADAAAR, from the coding sequence ATGGCCTCGATCTATGCTCTGAAAGGACGCTTCCAGGACCTGCTGCGGCCCATGGTTGGCGCGCTCTACCGCGGCGGCATCACCGCCAATCAGGTCACCCTGATCGCGGCGGCCATCTCGGTGCTGGTGGCCGCGGTGGTGTACCGCGCCGGCACCAGCTGGCCGCTGCTGTATCTGTTGCTGCCGGTGTGGATGCTGCTGCGCATGGCGCTCAATGCCATCGACGGCATGCTGGCGCGCGAGTTCGGCCAGCAATCGCGCCTGGGCGCCTACCTCAACGAGCTGTGCGACGTGTTTGCCGATGCAACCTTGTACTTGAGCCTGCTCGGCGTGCCCGGCGTCAACGCCAGTGCGCTGTGGAGCTTTGCGCTGCTGGCCGCGCTGACCGAATACGCCGGCGTGCTCGGGCTGATGGTCGGCGCCGGCCGCCGCTACGACGGGCCGATGGGCAAGAGCGACCGCGCCTTCGTCATCGGTGCGCTCGGTCTGGCACTGGCGTTTGGCCTGCTCGGTGGGCATGGCGTCACCGGGGTCGCGCTGCTGCTGTGCCTGGCCTGCGCTGCAACCGTGTGGCGGCGCGTGCGCGCCGGCCTGGCCGACGCCGCTGCGCGCTGA
- a CDS encoding MFS transporter, whose protein sequence is MTSEPISHPPLPRRLVLLMAAATGLAVASNYYAQPLLETLAQAFQIQVRTAGAVVTAAQLAYAAGLLLLVPLGDRLERRGLIVGLFVLSALGLLVSAASHSFGMLLAGTIVTGASSVAAQILVPFAATLAAPQERGRVIGTVMSGLLLGILLARTAAGLLAGVGGWHTVYWIAAALLLLTAGLLWRGLPRHPGNAQLSYPQLVGSVLTLLRDDAVLRSRSVLGGLLFAGFSMFWTTLAFLLSGPGYGYGTAVIGLFGLIGAAGALAANRSGHWSDHGHGDRVSWGGLVMLLLSWGLLAFAPHSIVLLIIGVLLLDIAVQGVHIANQSVIYQRNPHARNRITSAYITCYFIGGAVGSTLGTAAYAQAGWNGVVIGGAVLALAALGWVALSVARGSWK, encoded by the coding sequence ATGACGTCGGAACCGATTTCCCACCCACCGCTGCCGCGCCGGCTGGTACTGCTGATGGCCGCGGCCACCGGCCTGGCCGTGGCCAGCAATTACTACGCGCAACCGCTGCTGGAAACCCTGGCGCAAGCGTTCCAGATCCAGGTGCGCACCGCCGGGGCGGTGGTGACCGCCGCACAGCTGGCCTACGCGGCCGGCCTGTTGCTGCTGGTGCCGCTGGGCGACCGGCTGGAGCGGCGCGGGCTGATCGTGGGCTTGTTTGTGCTCAGTGCGTTGGGCCTGCTGGTGAGCGCGGCCTCGCACAGTTTCGGCATGTTGCTGGCCGGCACGATCGTCACCGGCGCCAGCTCGGTGGCGGCGCAGATCCTGGTGCCGTTCGCGGCCACCCTGGCCGCCCCGCAGGAGCGCGGGCGGGTGATCGGCACGGTGATGAGCGGGCTGTTGCTGGGCATCCTGCTGGCCCGCACCGCCGCCGGGCTGCTGGCCGGTGTCGGTGGCTGGCACACCGTGTACTGGATTGCCGCGGCTCTGCTGCTGCTCACCGCCGGCCTGTTGTGGCGCGGGCTGCCGCGCCATCCAGGCAATGCGCAACTGTCGTATCCGCAGTTGGTGGGCTCGGTGCTGACGCTGCTGCGCGACGATGCGGTGCTGCGTTCGCGCTCGGTGCTGGGTGGGCTGCTGTTTGCCGGCTTCAGCATGTTCTGGACCACGCTGGCGTTCCTGCTGTCCGGGCCGGGCTATGGCTATGGCACTGCGGTGATCGGCTTGTTTGGACTGATCGGTGCTGCTGGCGCGTTGGCGGCCAACCGCTCCGGGCACTGGTCCGACCATGGGCACGGCGATCGCGTCAGCTGGGGCGGGCTGGTGATGCTGCTGCTGTCGTGGGGGCTGCTGGCCTTCGCACCGCACTCGATCGTGCTGCTGATCATCGGCGTGCTGTTGCTGGATATCGCGGTGCAGGGCGTGCATATCGCGAACCAAAGCGTGATCTATCAGCGCAATCCGCATGCACGCAACCGCATCACCTCCGCGTATATCACCTGCTATTTCATCGGTGGCGCGGTGGGCTCCACCTTGGGCACTGCGGCGTATGCGCAGGCCGGCTGGAACGGGGTGGTGATCGGCGGCGCGGTGTTGGCGCTGGCGGCGCTGGGCTGGGTGGCACTCAGTGTGGCGCGTGGCAGCTGGAAGTAA
- the purH gene encoding bifunctional phosphoribosylaminoimidazolecarboxamide formyltransferase/IMP cyclohydrolase — protein MASDFLPVRRALLSVSDKTGLIDLARALVARNVELLSTGGTAKAIRDAGLPVKDVAELTGFPEMMDGRVKTLHPLVHGGLLGRAGVDEAVMAEHGIAPIDLLVLNLYPFESVTAKADCTLADAVENIDIGGPAMLRSAAKNFARVAVATDPAQYADLLAELEANNGQLSAAQRFALSVAAFNRVAQYDAAISNYLSAVADSAESVPTRSPFPAQINSNFIKVMDLRYGENPHQSGAFYRDLYPVPGTLATFQQLQGKELSYNNLADADAAWECVRQFDAPACVIVKHANPCGVAVGVACGDAYELAYATDPTSAFGGILAFNRTLDAATAKAILDRQFVEVLIAPDYEPGALDYATKKANVRVLKIPHGAGLNNYDTKRIGSGLLMQSADNRGMSLGELSVVTKRAPSDAELADLLFAWRVAKYVKSNAIVYAKDSRTIGVGAGQMSRVVSAKIAALKAEEAKLTVAGSVMASDAFFPFRDGIDAAAAAGIQAVIQPGGSMRDGEVIAAADEHGLAMVFTGVRHFRH, from the coding sequence ATGGCCTCTGATTTCCTGCCCGTGCGCCGGGCCCTGCTCTCCGTTTCCGACAAAACCGGCCTGATTGACCTGGCCCGCGCGCTGGTGGCGCGCAATGTCGAGCTGCTGTCCACCGGCGGCACCGCCAAGGCAATCCGCGATGCGGGCCTGCCGGTGAAGGACGTAGCCGAGTTGACCGGTTTCCCGGAAATGATGGACGGCCGCGTCAAGACCCTGCACCCGCTGGTGCACGGCGGCCTGCTCGGCCGCGCCGGTGTCGACGAAGCAGTAATGGCCGAACACGGCATCGCGCCGATCGACCTGCTGGTGCTCAACCTGTATCCGTTCGAGTCGGTCACTGCCAAGGCCGACTGCACGCTGGCCGATGCGGTGGAAAACATCGACATCGGCGGCCCGGCGATGCTGCGCAGCGCGGCGAAGAATTTCGCGCGCGTGGCGGTGGCCACCGACCCGGCGCAATACGCCGACCTGCTGGCCGAGCTGGAGGCCAACAACGGCCAGCTCTCGGCGGCCCAGCGCTTTGCGCTGTCGGTGGCCGCGTTCAACCGCGTGGCGCAGTACGACGCGGCGATCAGCAACTATCTCTCGGCCGTGGCCGACAGTGCGGAGAGCGTGCCCACGCGTAGCCCGTTCCCGGCGCAGATCAATTCCAACTTCATCAAGGTGATGGACCTGCGTTACGGCGAGAACCCGCACCAGTCCGGCGCGTTCTACCGCGACCTGTATCCGGTGCCGGGCACGCTGGCGACCTTCCAGCAGCTGCAGGGCAAGGAACTGAGCTACAACAACCTGGCCGATGCCGATGCGGCGTGGGAATGCGTGCGCCAGTTCGATGCGCCGGCTTGCGTGATCGTCAAGCACGCCAACCCGTGCGGCGTGGCGGTGGGCGTGGCCTGCGGCGATGCCTATGAGCTGGCCTATGCCACCGACCCCACCAGCGCGTTCGGCGGCATCCTGGCGTTCAACCGCACGCTGGATGCGGCCACCGCCAAGGCCATCCTGGACCGCCAGTTCGTCGAAGTGCTGATCGCCCCGGACTACGAGCCCGGCGCGCTCGACTACGCGACCAAGAAGGCCAACGTGCGCGTGCTCAAGATCCCGCACGGCGCGGGCCTCAACAACTACGACACCAAGCGGATCGGCTCTGGCCTGCTGATGCAGTCGGCCGACAACCGCGGCATGTCCCTGGGCGAGCTGAGCGTGGTGACCAAGCGTGCACCCAGCGATGCCGAACTGGCCGATCTGCTGTTTGCCTGGCGCGTGGCCAAGTACGTCAAATCCAACGCGATCGTGTATGCCAAGGACAGCCGCACCATTGGTGTGGGCGCCGGGCAGATGAGCCGCGTGGTCAGCGCCAAGATCGCCGCGCTCAAGGCCGAAGAAGCCAAGCTTACGGTGGCCGGCTCGGTGATGGCATCGGATGCATTCTTCCCGTTCCGCGACGGTATCGATGCCGCAGCGGCGGCCGGCATCCAGGCGGTGATCCAGCCGGGCGGCTCGATGCGCGATGGCGAAGTGATCGCCGCCGCCGACGAACACGGTCTGGCGATGGTGTTCACCGGCGTGCGCCACTTCCGGCATTGA
- the yccS gene encoding YccS family putative transporter: MATTSFESRLSRLWAHEKASYGLRVFIALAVAMGLCWHWQQLTAVPALFLGAIASAIAETDDNWLGRSKSVLLSLLCFAAAAAAVVVLFPYPLAFVTGMAVATFSLTLLGALGERYASIAQATVALSIYAMIGMDQHGSHDPRIAWHGAALLLAGATWYGVLSILWTILFANRPVRERLSRLFFELGRYLTLKADLFEPVRQSDLHARRLALAEQNAKVVGALNAAKTAIMSRFGRSGRPGVQSGLYFRLYYMAQEFHERASSSHYPYEALTDAFFHSDVLYRCQRLLALQGKACAALGEAIRLRQPFDYGDHSRLATDDLRQSLDYLHARADPALTRLLGALELLVTNLQTIERRLSEAAQFDSTSDNLDTRLRDSSPHTVREMAARLGQQLTPGSVLFRHGLRMAIALVVGYAVMQSIHADNGYWILLTTAFVCRPNYGATRLRLVQRIAGTLIGLIATWALMQLFPGTEVQLLLALAAALIFFITRTDRYMLATAGITVMALFCFNLLGDGFVLIWPRLIDTVIGCAIAAAASFLILPDWQGRRLNQVMATVLASCARYLAQVLEQYASGMRDDLPYRIARRDMHNADAALSVALSNMLREPGRYRRNLEAGFRFLALSNTLLGYLSALGAHRAALDGEHDAGIAQAGDYLQRTLGEIANALSLRQVLPVHDETEELAMADALEQHAVQLPPKQRLVRDQLALTLRLLPKLRAAAVAVTAAPVETTAPKALQGA; the protein is encoded by the coding sequence GTGGCCACCACTTCGTTCGAATCCCGCCTCAGCCGCCTGTGGGCCCATGAAAAGGCCAGCTATGGCCTGCGTGTGTTCATCGCGCTGGCGGTGGCCATGGGCCTGTGCTGGCACTGGCAGCAGCTCACCGCGGTGCCGGCGCTGTTCCTGGGCGCGATCGCCAGCGCCATCGCCGAGACCGACGACAACTGGCTGGGCCGCAGCAAATCGGTACTGCTCTCGCTGTTGTGCTTCGCTGCGGCTGCGGCCGCGGTGGTGGTGCTGTTCCCGTATCCGCTGGCGTTCGTCACCGGCATGGCCGTGGCCACCTTCTCGCTCACCCTGCTGGGCGCGCTGGGCGAGCGCTATGCCTCGATCGCGCAGGCCACGGTGGCCTTGTCGATCTACGCCATGATCGGCATGGACCAGCACGGCAGCCACGATCCGCGCATCGCCTGGCATGGCGCAGCGCTGCTGCTGGCCGGCGCCACCTGGTACGGCGTGCTGTCGATCCTGTGGACCATCCTGTTCGCCAATCGCCCGGTGCGCGAGCGGCTGTCGCGGCTGTTCTTCGAACTGGGCCGCTACCTCACGCTCAAGGCCGACCTGTTCGAACCGGTGCGGCAAAGCGACCTGCATGCACGCCGGCTGGCGCTGGCCGAACAGAACGCCAAGGTGGTGGGCGCGCTCAATGCGGCCAAGACCGCGATCATGAGCCGCTTCGGCCGCTCCGGCCGGCCGGGCGTGCAGTCCGGGCTGTATTTCCGGCTGTACTACATGGCGCAGGAATTCCACGAACGCGCCAGCTCCTCGCACTACCCGTACGAAGCCCTGACCGACGCGTTCTTCCACAGCGATGTGCTGTACCGCTGCCAGCGCCTGCTCGCGCTACAGGGCAAGGCCTGCGCCGCGCTGGGCGAGGCGATCCGGCTGCGCCAGCCGTTCGATTACGGCGATCACAGTCGCCTGGCCACCGACGATCTGCGCCAGTCGCTGGACTACCTGCACGCCCGCGCCGATCCCGCGCTCACCCGCCTGCTCGGCGCACTGGAATTGCTGGTCACCAACCTGCAGACCATCGAGCGGCGGCTGTCGGAAGCGGCGCAATTCGATTCCACCAGCGACAACCTCGACACCCGCCTGCGCGATTCATCGCCGCACACCGTGCGCGAGATGGCCGCACGGCTTGGCCAGCAACTCACGCCCGGCTCGGTGCTGTTCCGCCACGGCCTGCGCATGGCCATCGCGCTGGTGGTGGGCTACGCGGTGATGCAATCGATCCATGCCGACAACGGCTACTGGATCCTGCTCACCACCGCGTTTGTGTGCCGGCCCAACTACGGCGCCACGCGGCTGCGACTGGTGCAGCGCATTGCCGGCACCTTGATCGGCCTGATCGCCACCTGGGCGTTGATGCAGTTGTTCCCCGGCACCGAGGTGCAGTTGCTGCTCGCACTGGCCGCGGCGCTGATCTTCTTCATCACCCGCACCGACCGCTACATGCTGGCCACCGCCGGCATCACGGTGATGGCACTGTTTTGCTTCAACCTGCTCGGCGATGGCTTCGTGCTGATCTGGCCGCGCCTGATCGACACCGTGATCGGCTGCGCCATTGCCGCTGCCGCCTCGTTCCTGATCCTGCCGGACTGGCAAGGCCGCCGCCTCAACCAGGTGATGGCCACCGTGCTGGCCAGCTGCGCGCGCTATCTGGCGCAAGTACTGGAGCAGTACGCCAGCGGCATGCGTGATGATCTGCCGTACCGCATCGCCCGGCGCGACATGCACAACGCCGATGCTGCGCTGTCGGTAGCGCTCTCGAACATGTTGCGCGAACCCGGCCGCTACCGCCGCAACCTGGAGGCGGGCTTCCGCTTTCTGGCGCTGTCCAACACGCTGCTGGGGTATCTGTCGGCGCTAGGCGCGCACCGGGCCGCGCTCGATGGCGAACACGACGCCGGCATTGCCCAGGCCGGCGATTACCTGCAGCGCACACTCGGCGAGATCGCCAACGCACTCAGCCTGCGCCAGGTGCTACCCGTGCACGATGAAACCGAAGAACTGGCCATGGCCGATGCACTCGAACAGCACGCCGTGCAACTACCACCCAAACAACGCCTGGTGCGCGACCAACTCGCGCTGACCTTGCGCCTGCTGCCCAAACTCCGCGCCGCGGCGGTGGCGGTCACCGCTGCCCCGGTCGAGACCACCGCGCCCAAGGCGCTGCAGGGCGCTTAA
- the purD gene encoding phosphoribosylamine--glycine ligase, with protein sequence MKILVIGSGGREHALAWKIAQSARVSEVLVAPGNAGTATEAKCRNVAIKVDDLDGLLALAQREAVALTVVGPEVPLVLGVVDRFHAAGLRIFGPTAKAAQLEGSKAFAKDFLARHGIPTAYYAVHTEVDAALAYVREKGAPIVVKADGLAAGKGVIVAMTLGEAEDAVRDMLSGNAFGDAGARVVIEEFLDGEEASFISMVDGTHALPMATSQDHKRVGDGDTGPNTGGMGAYSPAPVVTPEVHARVMREVVEPTVQGMIADGVPFTGFLYAGLMIDAHGAPKVIEFNVRFGDPETQPVMLRLQSDLVDLVEAAIDGTLDAAQAQWDPRPSLGVVIAAKPYPETPVTGEVITGLDAVPASAKVFHAGTALNAEGQVISAGGRVLCVAALGDSVLDAQRTAYAGLQPIQWASAFQRSDIGWRAIARERDAQA encoded by the coding sequence ATGAAAATCCTCGTCATCGGCTCCGGCGGCCGTGAACATGCCCTGGCCTGGAAGATCGCGCAGTCCGCTCGCGTGAGCGAGGTGCTCGTCGCACCGGGCAATGCCGGCACCGCCACCGAAGCCAAGTGCCGCAACGTGGCGATCAAGGTCGATGACCTGGATGGCCTGCTCGCGCTGGCACAGCGCGAGGCCGTTGCGCTCACCGTGGTCGGCCCGGAAGTGCCGCTGGTGCTGGGCGTGGTCGACCGCTTCCACGCCGCTGGCCTGCGCATCTTCGGGCCCACCGCCAAGGCAGCGCAGCTGGAAGGTAGCAAGGCGTTCGCCAAGGACTTCCTGGCCCGCCACGGCATTCCCACCGCCTACTACGCGGTCCACACCGAGGTGGATGCCGCGCTGGCCTACGTGCGCGAGAAGGGCGCACCGATCGTGGTCAAGGCCGACGGCCTGGCCGCCGGCAAGGGCGTGATCGTGGCGATGACGCTGGGCGAGGCCGAAGACGCGGTGCGCGACATGCTCTCGGGCAATGCGTTCGGCGATGCCGGCGCACGCGTGGTGATCGAAGAATTTCTGGACGGCGAAGAAGCCAGCTTCATCTCGATGGTCGACGGCACACACGCCTTGCCGATGGCCACCAGCCAGGACCACAAGCGCGTGGGCGATGGTGACACCGGCCCGAACACCGGCGGCATGGGCGCGTATTCGCCGGCGCCGGTGGTCACGCCCGAGGTGCATGCGCGGGTGATGCGCGAGGTGGTCGAGCCGACTGTGCAGGGCATGATCGCCGACGGCGTGCCATTCACCGGCTTCCTCTACGCCGGGCTGATGATCGATGCGCACGGCGCGCCCAAGGTGATCGAATTCAACGTGCGCTTCGGCGACCCGGAAACCCAGCCGGTGATGCTGCGCCTGCAATCGGATCTGGTGGATCTGGTGGAAGCGGCCATCGACGGCACCCTCGACGCCGCGCAGGCGCAGTGGGATCCGCGCCCGTCGCTGGGCGTGGTCATCGCCGCAAAGCCCTATCCGGAAACCCCGGTCACCGGCGAGGTCATCACCGGCCTGGACGCGGTGCCGGCCAGCGCCAAGGTCTTCCACGCCGGCACTGCGTTGAATGCCGAAGGGCAGGTGATCAGCGCCGGTGGCCGCGTGCTGTGCGTGGCCGCGCTGGGCGACAGCGTGCTGGACGCGCAACGCACCGCCTATGCCGGCCTGCAGCCGATCCAGTGGGCCAGCGCCTTCCAGCGCAGCGATATCGGCTGGCGCGCGATCGCCCGCGAGCGCGACGCGCAGGCCTGA
- a CDS encoding MFS transporter translates to MSGHSQFALLRQRRFLPFFTVQALGAFNDNVYRQAIIGLLFYLGIDAAQRTLYTNLAPALFILPYFLFSALAGQIAEKLEKQKLIVITTTMEIAIMSLAAVGFITENMVILLIALFCTGLQSTLFGPVKYSILPSVLKPEELTGGNGLVEMGTSISILCGMIFGGLIFQIAGSHGPVAAATAVIAIAVTGNLVARLVPKVDAGAPELKINWNPIPESRAIMRLTRRTPAVRNAVLGVSWFWFIGTVLTAQLPTYAQLNLGGQQDLYVFALALFSIGTGVGSLLCERLSGRTVEIGLVPLGAFGISAFLLDLYFARPGAALANDLSIGQFVQQAGSVRLIVDLVGIGLFTGLFVVPLFALIQSRTPKAELSRVIAGLNIQNSLFIVAAAIIGIALQLPQLVLFGVRIPLPGLSIPQVFLALAIANTLVALWIFTLVPEFLMRFLSWVLVSVLYRLRAHEIDRHVPDEGAALLVCNHVSYMDALILSAVIPRPVRFVMYYKIFRIPVMRWIFRTAKAIPIAGAREDPALMQQAFDRIDAALADGELVCIFPEGALTKDGEIAPFKSGVEKILERRQVPVIPMALRGMWSSMWSRRDTRLGRMRVPRRIRAQIEVVAGPAIAGDQASAALLEQQVRALRQEHA, encoded by the coding sequence ATGTCCGGTCACAGTCAGTTCGCCCTGCTCAGGCAGCGCCGCTTTTTGCCGTTTTTTACCGTGCAGGCGCTGGGCGCCTTCAACGACAACGTCTACCGGCAAGCCATCATCGGGCTGCTGTTCTACCTGGGCATCGACGCGGCGCAACGCACGCTCTACACGAATCTGGCGCCGGCGCTGTTCATCCTGCCCTACTTCCTGTTCTCCGCCCTGGCCGGGCAGATCGCCGAGAAACTGGAAAAGCAGAAACTCATCGTGATCACCACCACCATGGAGATCGCGATCATGTCGCTGGCCGCGGTGGGCTTCATCACCGAGAACATGGTGATCCTGCTGATCGCGCTGTTCTGCACCGGCCTGCAATCCACGCTGTTCGGGCCGGTGAAGTATTCGATCCTGCCCTCGGTGCTGAAGCCCGAGGAACTCACCGGCGGCAATGGCCTGGTCGAGATGGGCACCTCGATCTCGATCCTGTGCGGCATGATCTTCGGCGGCTTGATCTTCCAGATCGCCGGCAGCCACGGCCCGGTGGCCGCTGCCACCGCAGTCATTGCCATTGCCGTCACCGGCAACCTGGTCGCGCGGCTGGTGCCCAAGGTCGATGCCGGCGCGCCGGAGTTGAAAATCAACTGGAACCCCATCCCCGAATCGCGCGCGATCATGCGCCTGACCCGGCGCACGCCGGCGGTGCGCAACGCGGTGCTCGGAGTGTCGTGGTTCTGGTTCATCGGCACCGTACTGACCGCGCAGCTGCCCACCTATGCGCAGCTCAATCTCGGCGGCCAGCAGGACCTGTACGTGTTCGCGCTGGCGCTGTTTTCGATCGGCACCGGCGTCGGCTCGCTGCTGTGCGAGCGGCTGTCCGGGCGCACCGTGGAAATCGGCCTGGTGCCGCTGGGCGCGTTCGGCATCAGCGCGTTCCTGCTGGATCTGTATTTCGCGCGTCCGGGTGCAGCACTGGCAAACGACCTGTCGATCGGCCAGTTCGTGCAGCAGGCCGGCAGCGTGCGGCTGATCGTGGACCTGGTCGGCATCGGTCTGTTCACTGGCCTGTTCGTGGTGCCGCTGTTCGCGCTGATCCAGAGCCGCACGCCCAAGGCCGAGCTGTCGCGCGTGATCGCCGGGCTCAACATCCAGAACTCGTTATTCATCGTCGCCGCGGCCATCATCGGTATCGCCCTGCAGCTGCCGCAGCTGGTGCTGTTCGGGGTGCGCATTCCACTGCCCGGGTTGAGCATTCCGCAGGTGTTCCTGGCGCTGGCAATCGCCAACACGCTGGTGGCGCTGTGGATCTTCACCCTGGTGCCCGAATTCCTGATGCGCTTCCTCAGCTGGGTGCTGGTGAGCGTGTTGTACCGGCTGCGTGCGCACGAGATCGATCGCCACGTGCCCGACGAAGGCGCCGCACTGCTGGTGTGCAACCACGTCAGCTACATGGACGCGCTGATCCTCTCGGCGGTGATTCCGCGCCCGGTGCGCTTTGTCATGTACTACAAGATCTTCCGCATCCCGGTGATGCGCTGGATCTTCCGCACCGCCAAGGCCATCCCGATCGCCGGCGCGCGCGAAGACCCGGCACTCATGCAACAGGCTTTCGACCGCATCGATGCGGCGCTGGCCGACGGCGAGCTGGTCTGCATCTTTCCCGAAGGCGCATTGACCAAGGACGGCGAGATCGCGCCGTTCAAATCGGGTGTGGAAAAGATTCTCGAGCGGCGCCAGGTGCCGGTGATCCCGATGGCGCTGCGCGGCATGTGGTCGAGCATGTGGAGTCGGCGCGACACCCGCCTGGGCCGCATGCGCGTGCCGCGGCGGATACGGGCGCAGATTGAAGTGGTGGCCGGCCCGGCAATTGCCGGCGATCAGGCCAGCGCCGCGTTGCTCGAACAGCAGGTACGTGCACTACGCCAGGAGCACGCCTGA